Proteins from a genomic interval of Marmoricola sp. OAE513:
- a CDS encoding acyl-CoA desaturase codes for MPCSTFRRPGRLAVAALSVSKILENMEIGHNVMHGQYDWMGDPKLNSRIYDWDNVCPGEQWKYSHNYIHHTFTNILGKDRDIGYGILRMDEDQKWHPYYLGNPVYAFLLMIFFEWGVAMHDLEVENIVKGTRKMEENAQLHRGIMAKVKRQALKDYLLFPALTGPLFPLTFAGNAAANLVRNVWAFNIIFCGHFPAGVATFTEEECENESRGHWYYRQLLGSANITGGKLLHLMSGNLSHQIEHHLFPDIPARRYPELAVEVKQMCEKYGIEYNTGTLGKQLFSVAKKIVRLSLPNGKPKTSPDATASTADETAAA; via the coding sequence GTGCCCTGTTCTACCTTCCGCCGGCCTGGCCGCCTGGCCGTCGCCGCTCTGAGCGTCTCCAAGATCCTGGAGAACATGGAGATCGGCCACAACGTCATGCACGGCCAGTACGACTGGATGGGCGACCCCAAGCTGAACTCGCGGATCTACGACTGGGACAACGTCTGCCCCGGCGAGCAGTGGAAGTACAGCCACAACTACATCCACCACACCTTCACCAACATCCTCGGCAAGGACCGCGACATCGGGTACGGCATCCTGCGGATGGACGAGGACCAGAAGTGGCACCCGTACTACCTGGGCAACCCGGTCTACGCGTTCCTGCTGATGATCTTCTTCGAGTGGGGCGTCGCGATGCACGACCTCGAGGTCGAGAACATCGTCAAGGGCACCCGCAAGATGGAGGAGAACGCCCAGCTGCACCGCGGCATCATGGCGAAGGTGAAGCGCCAGGCGCTCAAGGACTACCTGCTGTTCCCGGCGCTGACGGGTCCGCTGTTCCCGCTGACCTTCGCCGGCAACGCGGCGGCCAACCTGGTCCGCAACGTGTGGGCGTTCAACATCATCTTCTGCGGACACTTCCCGGCGGGCGTCGCGACGTTCACCGAGGAGGAGTGCGAGAACGAGTCGCGGGGCCACTGGTACTACCGCCAGCTGCTCGGCTCGGCCAACATCACCGGTGGCAAGCTGCTGCACCTGATGTCGGGCAACCTCTCGCACCAGATCGAGCACCACTTGTTCCCCGACATCCCGGCCCGCCGCTACCCGGAGCTGGCCGTCGAGGTGAAGCAGATGTGCGAGAAGTACGGCATCGAGTACAACACCGGCACCCTCGGCAAGCAGCTGTTCAGCGTGGCGAAGAAGATCGTCCGGCTCTCGCTGCCGAACGGCAAGCCGAAGACCTCCCCGGACGCGACGGCCTCCACCGCCGACGAGACTGCGGCCGCCTGA
- a CDS encoding cyclic nucleotide-binding domain-containing protein, translating to MGNRSMTSTSPAPRSGRDEVDGAFRRLRALGTFAGATDAELRAVVAAGTLVTVPAGWSLIWDRTPADKAYVVLDGTVEVRRGDDVVATLAGGDVIGEVAILDRSLRTATVTATTPLSVLHFVREQVERLYAEVPAVRRALDSAAAERS from the coding sequence ATGGGCAACCGCTCCATGACGTCCACCTCGCCCGCCCCGCGCTCGGGGCGGGACGAGGTGGACGGTGCCTTCCGTCGGCTGCGCGCGCTCGGCACCTTCGCCGGCGCGACCGACGCCGAGCTCCGTGCCGTCGTCGCGGCCGGCACCCTGGTGACGGTTCCGGCGGGCTGGTCGCTGATCTGGGACCGCACGCCCGCCGACAAGGCCTACGTCGTCCTGGACGGCACCGTCGAGGTCCGTCGGGGAGACGACGTCGTCGCGACCCTGGCGGGCGGTGACGTGATCGGCGAGGTCGCGATCCTGGACCGCAGCCTGCGCACCGCCACCGTGACGGCAACCACCCCGCTCAGCGTGCTGCACTTCGTGCGCGAGCAGGTCGAGCGCCTGTACGCCGAGGTCCCCGCTGTCCGCCGTGCCCTAGACAGTGCCGCGGCCGAGCGGTCCTGA
- a CDS encoding TetR family transcriptional regulator gives MTDTSPVSRSDQKERTRRAILDAALRLTEDTGLAGLSLRQVAKEVGIVPTAFYRHFASIDELGLALVEESFVSLRAMIRDVRQGTPSLGQIVDRSVDVLVTHVRAERAHFGFIAREKSGGSAVARTAIRQQFGLFERELATDLARLPMDHWSSEDLRSLANLIVGSMISTSEEILLAGDRDLPALRARARSQLLMVIVGALNWKSSAPR, from the coding sequence GTGACCGACACCTCCCCCGTGAGCCGCAGCGACCAGAAGGAGCGCACCCGGCGCGCCATCCTGGACGCCGCGCTGCGCCTGACCGAGGACACCGGGCTGGCCGGACTCTCGCTCCGGCAGGTCGCGAAGGAGGTCGGGATCGTCCCCACCGCCTTCTACCGGCACTTCGCCTCGATCGACGAGCTCGGCCTCGCGCTGGTCGAGGAGTCCTTCGTGTCCCTGCGCGCGATGATCCGGGACGTGCGACAGGGAACCCCGTCACTGGGGCAGATCGTTGATAGGTCGGTCGACGTCCTGGTCACCCACGTCCGCGCCGAGCGGGCCCACTTCGGCTTCATCGCGCGCGAGAAGTCCGGCGGCTCAGCCGTCGCACGAACCGCCATCCGTCAGCAGTTCGGCCTCTTCGAGCGCGAGCTCGCCACCGACCTCGCACGGCTCCCGATGGACCACTGGTCGAGCGAGGACCTCCGGTCGCTGGCGAACCTGATCGTCGGTTCGATGATCAGCACCTCCGAGGAGATCCTGCTCGCCGGCGACCGCGACCTGCCTGCGCTGCGCGCTCGCGCACGCAGCCAGCTGCTGATGGTGATCGTCGGGGCGCTGAACTGGAAGTCCAGCGCCCCGCGCTGA
- a CDS encoding heavy metal-responsive transcriptional regulator, whose product MLISDLAGAAGVKTSTVRFYERKGILASPQRTTSGYREYDDADVDRLRFLKRGQELGFTLAELRAMTSFSGTAGPLSGEISALGTAKLAEIDERIADLARVRGALAGLLEAQCIEPDVPCPIIQALAQPRSSLSV is encoded by the coding sequence ATGCTGATCTCCGACCTCGCCGGCGCAGCCGGGGTGAAGACGTCGACCGTCCGCTTCTACGAGCGCAAGGGCATCCTGGCGAGTCCGCAGCGAACCACCAGCGGCTACCGGGAGTACGACGACGCCGACGTCGACCGGTTGCGCTTCCTCAAGCGTGGTCAGGAGCTCGGCTTCACGTTGGCCGAGCTCCGTGCGATGACGTCGTTCTCCGGGACGGCCGGGCCGCTGTCGGGGGAGATCAGCGCGCTCGGCACGGCCAAGCTCGCTGAGATCGACGAACGGATCGCCGACCTGGCGCGTGTTCGCGGCGCACTGGCGGGCTTGCTCGAGGCGCAGTGCATCGAGCCCGACGTGCCGTGCCCGATCATCCAGGCCCTGGCCCAGCCGCGCAGCTCGTTGTCGGTCTAG
- a CDS encoding ferredoxin reductase: MTLTTKLLGSKTLAALTAPHGVDRYLEMFNPMWAATEVRARVVDIRRENPEATGSAPVATLTLQPTSTWRGHRAGQYVQVGVDIPGTARRFTRCFSISSAASLPGERITLTIRANDEGQVSKFLVSEAKVGQMLHLSQADGDFTLHESAATPTNNHLVMISGGSGITPVMAQIRTLLRDGYDGRANRKITFLHFARSEADQIFADELAQIAEADNHIDVHLRYGDQTFSEFELRRLVPDFRNTDTWACGPGGLIDLVRDAYGEENPRLRVEFFKPPTIAAGNAEGEVSFTRAGETAENTGATLLEQAEALGLKPEFGCRMGICFSCVKTKTDGTVRNVLTGEESSLPDEEVRICVSAPVGSCSVDL; this comes from the coding sequence ATGACACTGACCACCAAGCTTCTCGGGTCCAAGACCCTCGCCGCGTTGACCGCACCGCACGGTGTGGACCGGTACCTGGAGATGTTCAACCCGATGTGGGCCGCCACCGAGGTTCGAGCCCGCGTCGTCGACATCCGCCGGGAGAACCCGGAAGCCACCGGCTCTGCGCCGGTCGCCACCTTGACCCTGCAGCCGACCAGCACGTGGCGCGGGCACCGCGCCGGCCAGTACGTCCAGGTGGGTGTCGACATCCCGGGCACCGCCCGCCGGTTCACCCGCTGCTTCTCGATCTCCTCGGCGGCCTCGCTGCCGGGCGAGCGGATCACGCTCACCATCCGTGCCAACGACGAGGGCCAGGTGTCGAAGTTCCTGGTCAGCGAGGCCAAGGTCGGCCAGATGCTGCACCTGAGCCAGGCGGACGGCGACTTCACGCTGCACGAGAGCGCTGCCACGCCCACCAACAACCACCTGGTGATGATCTCCGGCGGGTCCGGCATCACCCCGGTGATGGCGCAGATCCGCACGCTGCTGCGCGACGGCTACGACGGCCGCGCCAACCGCAAGATCACCTTTCTGCACTTCGCGCGCAGCGAGGCCGATCAGATCTTCGCCGATGAGCTCGCGCAGATCGCCGAGGCGGACAACCACATCGACGTGCACCTGCGGTACGGCGACCAGACGTTCAGCGAGTTCGAGCTGCGGCGGCTCGTCCCCGACTTCCGCAACACCGACACCTGGGCCTGCGGCCCGGGCGGACTGATTGACCTGGTCCGGGACGCCTACGGCGAGGAGAATCCCCGCCTGCGGGTGGAGTTCTTCAAGCCGCCGACCATCGCCGCCGGCAACGCCGAGGGCGAGGTGTCGTTCACACGTGCCGGCGAGACCGCTGAGAACACCGGCGCCACCCTGCTGGAGCAGGCCGAGGCCCTCGGGCTCAAGCCCGAGTTCGGGTGTCGGATGGGCATCTGCTTCTCGTGCGTGAAGACCAAGACCGACGGCACCGTCCGCAACGTCCTGACCGGCGAGGAGTCCTCGCTGCCCGACGAGGAGGTGCGGATCTGCGTGTCCGCCCCGGTCGGCAGCTGCTCCGTAGACCTCTGA
- a CDS encoding acetoacetate decarboxylase family protein has protein sequence MTVQWISAPNTTDDVSYPAAPWNMTGQLWLSLFKVRAGDHPDREPGVYGVALVKYEDPSPLTYGELLVARPVNKAVNITDIWVDSVPSMHGGRDLWAIPKDLCDFSVTSTTNGPITRTLWTTELDGVPIATASFTDISRAVPRLPFKGSTWQQRESGEEVTAALVGSSKAAPCRARWDFNPDGALGWLAGKRTIASFRQADFTMSFG, from the coding sequence ATGACCGTGCAGTGGATCTCCGCCCCCAACACGACCGACGACGTCAGCTACCCGGCTGCTCCCTGGAACATGACCGGGCAGCTGTGGCTCTCGCTGTTCAAGGTGCGCGCCGGGGACCACCCGGACCGCGAGCCCGGCGTGTACGGCGTCGCCCTGGTCAAGTACGAGGACCCGAGCCCGCTCACGTACGGCGAGCTGCTGGTGGCCCGTCCGGTCAACAAGGCCGTGAACATCACCGACATCTGGGTCGACTCGGTCCCCTCGATGCACGGCGGCCGCGACCTGTGGGCGATCCCGAAGGACCTCTGCGACTTCAGCGTCACGAGCACCACCAACGGCCCGATCACCCGGACCCTGTGGACCACCGAGCTCGACGGCGTCCCGATCGCGACCGCGTCGTTCACCGACATCTCCCGCGCCGTGCCGCGGCTGCCGTTCAAGGGCAGCACTTGGCAGCAGAGGGAGTCGGGCGAGGAGGTCACCGCCGCTCTCGTCGGATCGTCCAAGGCAGCCCCGTGCCGGGCGCGCTGGGACTTCAACCCCGACGGTGCCCTGGGCTGGCTGGCCGGCAAGCGGACGATCGCGTCGTTCCGTCAAGCCGACTTCACGATGTCCTTCGGCTAG